A genome region from Borreliella spielmanii includes the following:
- a CDS encoding Mlp family lipoprotein: WLKTALTDVGEFDKFLGYDEDKIKEALDHIKKELDKCTGKDDGENQKTTFKQVVEGALKGGIDGFSGQATTTCQ, encoded by the coding sequence TTGGTTAAAAACCGCTTTAACTGATGTAGGAGAATTTGATAAATTTTTGGGATATGATGAAGACAAAATAAAAGAAGCACTTGATCATATAAAAAAAGAACTTGATAAATGCACTGGAAAAGACGATGGAGAGAATCAAAAAACCACTTTCAAGCAGGTGGTTGAAGGAGCCCTTAAAGGCGGCATAGATGGTTTTTCAGGTCAAGCAACTACCACATGCCAATAA